Proteins found in one Numida meleagris isolate 19003 breed g44 Domestic line chromosome 25, NumMel1.0, whole genome shotgun sequence genomic segment:
- the MLN gene encoding promotilin isoform X2 → MVSKKVVAGLLLVYVMSVLAEQAEGFVPFFTQSDFQKMQEKERNKGQKKSLTPLQQLEEEGTSEQSGADIDRMKTIQLAVPVRAGMWLILRQLEKYQGVLEKLLTEVLQDTPDAD, encoded by the exons ATGGTTTCGAAGAAGGTGGTGGCTGGTTTGCTCCTTGTGTACGTGATGTCAGTGCTGGCTGAACAGGCTGAAGGCTTTGTGCCCTTCTTCACCCAGAGCGACTTCCAGAAAATGCAG gaaaaggagaggaacaaAGGGCAGAAGAAATCCCTGacccctctgcagcagctggaagaggaaGGCACCTCTGAGCAATCTGGAGCAGATATCGATCGGATGAAGACTATCCAG CTAGCTGTTCCTGTCAGAGCTGGGATGTGGCTCATACTGAGGCAGCTGGAAAAATACCAAGGTGTCCTGGAGAAACTGCTCACGGAGGTGTTACAGGACACCCCAGACG ctgaCTGA
- the MLN gene encoding promotilin isoform X1: MVSKKVVAGLLLVYVMSVLAEQAEGFVPFFTQSDFQKMQEKERNKGQKKSLTPLQQLEEEGTSEQSGADIDRMKTIQLAVPVRAGMWLILRQLEKYQGVLEKLLTEVLQDTPDGTGRGLISALGILPFSPLTSSSSWRYLYCSEGLLCHVCSLYRVLRYPTRSHVYSFLLGRLYALS; the protein is encoded by the exons ATGGTTTCGAAGAAGGTGGTGGCTGGTTTGCTCCTTGTGTACGTGATGTCAGTGCTGGCTGAACAGGCTGAAGGCTTTGTGCCCTTCTTCACCCAGAGCGACTTCCAGAAAATGCAG gaaaaggagaggaacaaAGGGCAGAAGAAATCCCTGacccctctgcagcagctggaagaggaaGGCACCTCTGAGCAATCTGGAGCAGATATCGATCGGATGAAGACTATCCAG CTAGCTGTTCCTGTCAGAGCTGGGATGTGGCTCATACTGAGGCAGCTGGAAAAATACCAAGGTGTCCTGGAGAAACTGCTCACGGAGGTGTTACAGGACACCCCAGACGGTACTGGCAGGGGGTTGATTTCTGCCTTGGGaattctgcctttctctcctctcaCCAGCTCATCATCATGGAGATATTTATATTGCTCAGAAGGGCTTTTGTGTCATGTTTGCTCACTTTACAGAGTCCTCAGATACCCCACTCGCTCTCATGtatacagttttcttctggGAAGGTTATATGCTCTCTCATAG